In Acaryochloris marina S15, a single genomic region encodes these proteins:
- a CDS encoding winged helix-turn-helix domain-containing protein yields MSRVSTVKPHLTVDEVKDKIATAPTARCQQKWMIIYNALVDPRPAIEIATHTATSLRTVHQVISAYNRLGAAAIAPRAKRKKNPGAYLSIEEEIEFLESFIERAQQGHLTTVQEIQTAFETKVETSVAPSTIYRLLDRHGWRKLMPRPSHPNGNKAAREAFKKTFGGWSKPL; encoded by the coding sequence ATGAGTCGAGTTAGTACAGTTAAACCGCATCTAACAGTGGATGAGGTGAAAGACAAAATTGCTACGGCTCCGACTGCCCGCTGTCAGCAAAAATGGATGATTATTTATAACGCCCTGGTAGATCCTCGCCCAGCTATCGAAATAGCCACGCATACTGCTACTAGTCTTCGAACGGTCCATCAGGTGATTTCCGCTTACAATCGCCTAGGAGCAGCAGCAATTGCTCCTAGGGCTAAACGGAAGAAGAATCCCGGTGCTTATCTGAGTATCGAAGAAGAGATTGAATTTTTAGAATCGTTTATTGAACGTGCTCAACAAGGTCATTTAACAACGGTTCAAGAGATCCAAACGGCCTTTGAGACTAAAGTGGAGACGTCAGTGGCACCCAGTACTATCTATCGTTTGCTAGACCGACACGGATGGCGCAAACTCATGCCTCGTCCGTCCCATCCCAATGGAAACAAAGCGGCACGAGAGGCTTTTAAAAAAACTTTCGGGGGCTGGTCCAAACCGCTGTAG
- a CDS encoding PAS domain S-box protein has protein sequence MEKQTAKRSGFQEEQTWQKAILDSADFTIIATDTQGIIQTCNAGALKQLGYTAEEIIGKVTPAIIHDPQEIEQRAQQLSQELGYVIQPGFEVFTTKARLGMPDENLWTYIRKDQSRFPARLSVTALYDEAGNLTGFLGMAKDITEQQQVEQSLRASEARFAKAFEHAAIGIALVSPEGRWLKVNASVCNITGYSESELLALTFQNITHPEDLDVDLETINQLLAGEIDHCHLEKRYIHKQGHEVWISLSVSLVSQEDGSPLHFVAQIQDISQRKQAEADLIPICVLGCNLDRI, from the coding sequence ATGGAAAAACAGACTGCTAAAAGATCTGGATTTCAGGAAGAGCAAACCTGGCAAAAAGCCATCCTAGATAGTGCTGACTTCACGATCATTGCAACAGATACCCAAGGTATTATCCAAACCTGTAATGCCGGAGCACTCAAGCAACTGGGCTATACTGCCGAAGAGATCATTGGCAAAGTCACCCCAGCCATCATTCATGATCCTCAGGAAATTGAACAAAGAGCCCAGCAGCTCTCTCAGGAACTAGGCTACGTCATCCAACCTGGTTTTGAAGTTTTCACGACCAAAGCCCGATTAGGCATGCCTGATGAAAACCTTTGGACCTATATCCGCAAGGATCAAAGCCGCTTTCCTGCTCGCTTATCTGTGACTGCCTTATATGATGAGGCCGGAAATTTGACGGGCTTTTTGGGTATGGCCAAGGACATCACAGAACAACAGCAGGTTGAACAATCTCTCCGAGCAAGTGAAGCCCGATTTGCTAAAGCTTTTGAGCATGCAGCGATTGGGATAGCCCTCGTCTCACCAGAAGGTCGTTGGCTAAAAGTCAATGCGTCGGTTTGCAATATCACAGGCTACTCTGAATCAGAATTACTGGCCCTCACCTTCCAGAACATCACCCATCCCGAGGACCTAGACGTTGACTTGGAGACGATAAACCAACTGCTAGCCGGTGAGATTGACCACTGCCACTTAGAAAAACGATATATCCACAAACAAGGCCATGAGGTATGGATCTCCCTCAGTGTTTCGCTGGTGTCTCAGGAGGATGGTAGTCCTCTCCATTTCGTTGCTCAGATCCAAGACATCAGTCAGCGGAAACAAGCTGAGGCAGACCTAATACCAATTTGTGTTTTGGGATGTAATTTAGATAGGATCTAA
- a CDS encoding response regulator, with protein MTRNEPLNVLLIEDSEDDALLVIRTLKSGGLRLHWQRVQSAESLRTLLREHAWDVIIADYHLPGFDAPAALEMVQQSELDIPFIVVSGVIGEESAVEMMKAGAHDYLMKDNLARLSEAVQREVREAHNRKERRDAEVIINQQLAAIEAVIDGIAIVQEGAYLYVNQGYLTLFGYADPVELVGQPWTNLYSTQENQRFEGEIFPQMKQIGSWFGEATATRKDGSTFAQEISLTLTDYGSMVAVCRDITESKKAEQYLKQLKDYRLNPSR; from the coding sequence ATGACTAGGAATGAACCGCTTAATGTTCTTCTTATTGAAGATTCTGAAGATGATGCGCTATTGGTTATTCGCACATTAAAATCTGGTGGTCTTCGCCTTCATTGGCAACGAGTGCAGTCTGCGGAGTCTCTTCGGACTTTGCTTAGGGAACACGCTTGGGACGTGATCATTGCGGATTACCATTTGCCAGGCTTTGATGCACCAGCAGCTCTGGAAATGGTTCAACAATCAGAGCTAGACATACCGTTCATTGTGGTCTCAGGAGTCATCGGTGAAGAATCCGCCGTGGAAATGATGAAAGCGGGTGCTCACGATTATTTGATGAAAGATAATCTCGCCCGATTGTCAGAGGCGGTTCAGCGTGAGGTTAGAGAAGCCCATAATCGCAAAGAACGCCGGGATGCTGAAGTCATTATCAATCAGCAACTGGCTGCAATAGAGGCCGTCATCGATGGTATTGCGATTGTGCAAGAAGGGGCCTATCTCTATGTCAATCAAGGCTACCTCACATTATTTGGTTATGCAGATCCGGTCGAGCTAGTGGGTCAACCTTGGACCAATTTATATTCCACTCAGGAGAACCAACGTTTTGAGGGCGAGATATTCCCTCAGATGAAGCAAATAGGTTCATGGTTTGGAGAAGCAACGGCTACTAGAAAAGACGGGTCTACTTTTGCTCAGGAGATTTCGTTAACGCTTACAGACTATGGGAGTATGGTGGCTGTTTGTCGTGACATTACTGAAAGCAAAAAAGCGGAACAATATCTCAAACAGTTGAAAGATTACCGATTGAATCCTAGTCGGTAG
- a CDS encoding IS630 family transposase — MLAQFKLRFTQSTRKKIEAKLRQAYGSQNLRLVKRISALLQLGQGGSVAQVAETLALGEQTIRDYLHAFLKRGIASFRYKASQGRRSKLTPRQRQQLKSWIKAGPLKAGYECGCWSALMVQDLIAKRFNVSYHPHYVSTLLRNLGFSFQRARFVAAHLNEAKRQEWMTHKWPEILRLSAAKDALILFGDEASFAQWGSLSYTWSLRGDQPTLPTSGKRKAYKVFGLIDYHSGQFFYQGQTGRFNSEGYTAFLTQVLQQTHKHIILIQDGARYHTSKATKQFFDQQSARLTPFQLPTYSPDFNPIEFLWKKLKKRSTHLRFFKQFDDLVQQVDEGLLYFSQTPNEITVLMGKYCKTLGTQAA; from the coding sequence ATGCTCGCACAATTCAAACTGCGCTTTACCCAATCAACACGCAAAAAGATTGAAGCTAAACTGCGCCAGGCATACGGGAGTCAGAATTTACGTCTGGTCAAACGTATTAGTGCTTTATTGCAGCTTGGTCAAGGTGGTTCAGTGGCACAGGTAGCTGAAACATTGGCACTAGGCGAACAAACGATCAGGGATTATCTGCATGCATTTCTAAAACGAGGTATCGCTAGCTTTAGATACAAAGCGTCTCAAGGACGTCGCAGCAAACTCACTCCACGGCAACGACAACAGCTCAAGTCATGGATTAAAGCAGGTCCGCTCAAAGCTGGATACGAGTGTGGTTGTTGGAGTGCATTAATGGTTCAAGACCTGATTGCGAAACGCTTCAATGTTTCCTATCATCCCCATTATGTGAGTACTCTACTGAGGAACTTAGGCTTTTCATTTCAAAGAGCACGGTTTGTTGCAGCTCATCTCAATGAAGCCAAGCGACAAGAATGGATGACACACAAATGGCCTGAGATTTTGCGTTTATCAGCAGCCAAAGATGCCCTAATTTTATTTGGGGATGAGGCCAGTTTTGCGCAGTGGGGGTCGTTAAGCTACACCTGGAGTCTTCGTGGAGACCAGCCAACATTGCCCACCAGTGGTAAACGGAAGGCTTACAAGGTGTTTGGATTAATTGATTATCATTCTGGTCAGTTCTTCTATCAAGGTCAGACGGGACGCTTCAATTCTGAAGGGTATACTGCTTTTCTAACTCAAGTACTCCAGCAGACTCACAAGCATATTATTCTCATTCAGGACGGGGCTAGATATCACACCAGTAAAGCAACTAAGCAGTTCTTTGACCAGCAATCCGCTCGCCTTACTCCTTTCCAATTACCCACATATTCTCCTGACTTCAACCCAATTGAATTCTTGTGGAAGAAACTCAAAAAACGCAGCACACACCTACGGTTCTTCAAGCAATTTGATGACTTAGTTCAGCAGGTCGATGAGGGGCTACTGTACTTTAGTCAGACTCCCAATGAAATTACTGTCTTAATGGGCAAATATTGCAAAACCTTGGGTACACAAGCTGCCTAG
- a CDS encoding CAP domain-containing protein, with translation MAILNRDKFDQKILSLVNQERSKAGLNALTLSQKLDQAADGHSTRMAAGDFFSHTDPQTGTSAGDRIEAAGYTGWSTWGENIAAGQTTPEAVFQGWMRSSGHRANILNSSFTHMGVGYHSLNNDTGSVNYSRYWTQVFGAGADPGNYVAQTDGQTNPVANNPPSANTATAGNDLLKGTNKPDKIAGLGGNDTIKGANGADTLSGGSGSDSIYGQAGNDLLSGGGGNDRLKGELGNDLIRGGSGNDYLEGGAGKDRLFGEMGKDRLRGGNNRDTLDGAQGNDSLYGDGDNDLLLGKDGNDRLYGGSGQDKLVGHKGNDTMFGGLGNDSLYGGDGRDVLTGIGSNSSASKSQKDKLKGGSGGDLYILGNQSQSFYDDGRNNTLGKGDYAHIEGYKVAEGDRILLHGSASEYSLGSSPTGIPSGQAIFLKTPGIDELVAVVSGSSNLNLNGSGFNYTA, from the coding sequence ATGGCGATCTTAAATCGAGACAAATTTGACCAGAAGATTTTGAGTCTGGTTAATCAGGAACGATCTAAAGCCGGGTTGAATGCCTTAACTTTAAGTCAGAAATTAGATCAAGCAGCGGATGGACACTCCACCCGCATGGCGGCTGGTGATTTTTTCAGCCATACTGATCCGCAAACTGGAACGAGTGCAGGAGATCGGATTGAAGCTGCTGGATACACAGGTTGGTCGACATGGGGTGAAAATATTGCTGCAGGGCAGACTACGCCTGAAGCTGTCTTTCAGGGATGGATGCGCAGTTCAGGACATCGCGCGAATATCCTCAACTCAAGCTTTACCCATATGGGAGTGGGGTACCACTCTTTGAATAATGATACGGGAAGCGTCAATTATTCTCGTTATTGGACTCAAGTATTTGGTGCTGGTGCTGATCCAGGCAACTATGTCGCTCAAACAGATGGTCAAACCAATCCTGTGGCAAACAACCCACCTTCTGCAAACACTGCTACTGCAGGTAATGATCTGCTCAAGGGGACGAACAAACCCGACAAGATAGCGGGTTTGGGAGGAAATGACACGATCAAAGGAGCGAATGGAGCCGATACTTTATCTGGAGGTAGTGGTTCCGATTCTATCTACGGCCAAGCTGGGAATGATCTCCTGAGTGGAGGCGGGGGCAATGATCGGCTGAAGGGAGAATTAGGAAACGATCTGATTAGGGGGGGAAGCGGAAACGATTACCTCGAAGGAGGAGCAGGAAAGGACCGGCTTTTTGGAGAGATGGGCAAGGATCGACTTCGAGGTGGAAATAACCGGGATACTCTGGATGGCGCTCAAGGTAATGATTCTCTTTATGGCGATGGTGATAATGATCTGTTGCTAGGTAAAGATGGTAATGATCGCCTATATGGGGGCTCAGGACAAGATAAATTAGTCGGTCATAAAGGGAATGACACTATGTTTGGCGGCTTGGGAAATGACTCCCTCTATGGAGGAGATGGTCGGGATGTCTTGACTGGAATTGGTAGCAATTCCAGTGCTTCTAAATCTCAGAAAGATAAACTCAAAGGTGGATCGGGTGGCGATTTGTATATCCTAGGTAACCAATCCCAATCGTTTTATGATGACGGAAGAAATAACACCCTAGGAAAGGGAGATTACGCCCATATCGAAGGATATAAGGTTGCCGAAGGGGATCGCATCCTTTTGCATGGATCTGCCAGTGAGTATAGTTTGGGTTCATCGCCAACAGGCATTCCCTCTGGGCAGGCTATTTTCCTTAAAACACCTGGTATTGATGAACTGGTTGCGGTTGTCAGTGGCTCAAGTAATTTGAATTTGAACGGCTCAGGCTTTAATTACACTGCTTGA
- a CDS encoding VWA domain-containing protein, protein MKQFNWQRSGALSAALLVTMSACQPLNIAQAKSQPQTRIKGCNAESLLLPAHKDVEALRKLYEQYLGRTPVEIELGLSRAEFAQSLVQLARSLERLQDQALSSADATLLKRLQQDYATELSQVDQPRKPGDRRFGFSSRRPQPTGRPPALTGAQPAPAPANEVAAQSKLSRDQIGRAKSIAPPTSIAAPAPKPRFQDKDRRHLPGTFNTEDYKRINENPFFLPQRTPLSTFSIDVDTASYSNVRRFISRGQLPPKDAVRLEELINYFDYDYAAPKGDQPFSVSTEVATAPWNSQHKLVQIGLKGKELEQEQPSNLVFLIDVSGSMKRPNKLALVKKSLCLLVHQLKPQDRVSLVVYAGRAGIVLPSTPGTQKATIMNAIDRLEAGGSTAGAAGIKMAYDMAERHFLKNGNNRVILATDGDFNVGQSSDAELERLIEQKRDRGVFLTVLGYGTGNYKDNKMELLANKGNGNYAYIDTLLEAQKVLVNDLRGTLFTIAKDVKIQVEFNPEKVQAYRLIGYENRLLRDQDFNDDRKDAGEIGSGHTITALYEVVPTGVTSNVELPDIDPLKFQKPTASSSSSDLMNLKLRYKQPTGSKSKLISTAIADQTRSIQAATDNLKFSAAVAMYGMVLRDSEYKGDSTFNQVLDLAEQAKGKDSQGYRTAFMQLVERSQTLQQAKARTEKTKAQLSP, encoded by the coding sequence ATGAAGCAATTTAATTGGCAGCGGTCGGGTGCACTATCCGCCGCCTTACTGGTGACGATGAGTGCATGCCAGCCACTCAATATTGCCCAAGCAAAATCACAACCCCAAACTAGAATCAAGGGGTGCAATGCTGAGTCCCTACTGCTGCCAGCCCATAAAGATGTCGAGGCATTGCGCAAGCTCTATGAACAGTATCTGGGACGCACCCCTGTAGAAATTGAGTTAGGGCTATCCCGGGCCGAGTTTGCCCAAAGTCTGGTCCAACTGGCTCGTAGCTTAGAGCGTTTACAGGATCAGGCTTTGAGTTCCGCAGATGCGACTCTTCTCAAACGCTTACAGCAAGACTATGCTACAGAGCTCAGCCAAGTGGATCAACCCCGTAAGCCGGGGGATCGACGGTTTGGATTTTCATCCCGACGTCCTCAACCGACTGGCCGTCCCCCTGCCCTTACAGGGGCACAGCCTGCTCCAGCCCCAGCGAATGAAGTCGCTGCCCAATCCAAACTCAGCCGTGACCAAATCGGACGTGCCAAGTCGATTGCACCGCCCACCAGCATTGCTGCTCCAGCTCCTAAACCTCGATTTCAGGATAAAGATCGCCGTCACTTACCCGGCACGTTCAACACCGAAGACTATAAGCGCATCAACGAGAATCCGTTCTTTTTACCTCAGCGTACGCCCCTGTCCACCTTCTCCATTGATGTAGATACGGCTTCCTACAGCAATGTACGGCGCTTTATTAGCCGAGGCCAACTCCCGCCCAAAGATGCGGTGCGTCTAGAAGAACTGATTAACTACTTTGATTACGACTATGCGGCTCCCAAAGGCGATCAGCCTTTCTCTGTGAGTACTGAGGTGGCGACTGCCCCTTGGAATAGTCAGCATAAGCTCGTGCAGATTGGCCTCAAAGGCAAGGAACTAGAACAAGAACAACCCAGTAATTTGGTGTTTTTGATTGATGTGTCGGGGTCTATGAAACGCCCCAATAAACTAGCCTTAGTTAAAAAATCTCTTTGCTTACTCGTCCATCAACTCAAGCCCCAAGATCGGGTCAGTTTAGTCGTCTATGCCGGACGGGCTGGCATTGTCTTACCGTCCACACCCGGTACGCAAAAAGCCACCATTATGAATGCTATCGATCGCCTAGAGGCAGGTGGCTCCACGGCAGGAGCAGCTGGAATTAAGATGGCCTACGATATGGCCGAGCGCCACTTCCTGAAAAACGGCAATAATCGAGTGATTCTAGCGACAGATGGTGACTTTAATGTCGGCCAATCCAGCGATGCAGAGCTAGAGCGTCTGATTGAGCAAAAGCGAGATCGGGGCGTATTTCTGACGGTCTTAGGCTACGGCACGGGCAACTATAAAGACAACAAAATGGAGTTACTGGCGAACAAAGGCAATGGTAACTATGCCTATATCGATACGCTGCTAGAAGCCCAGAAAGTGCTCGTCAACGATCTGCGAGGAACCCTCTTCACCATTGCCAAGGACGTCAAAATTCAGGTGGAATTCAACCCTGAAAAAGTCCAAGCCTATCGCCTGATTGGTTATGAAAATCGCCTGCTGCGGGATCAGGATTTCAACGATGATCGCAAAGATGCTGGTGAGATAGGCTCCGGTCACACCATTACGGCCCTCTACGAGGTCGTACCTACAGGGGTGACCAGCAATGTCGAATTGCCTGATATCGATCCGCTGAAGTTCCAAAAGCCAACTGCCAGCAGCAGTAGCTCAGATCTAATGAATCTAAAGCTGCGGTACAAGCAACCCACGGGTAGTAAGAGTAAGCTGATCAGTACTGCGATCGCAGATCAGACTCGTTCGATTCAAGCTGCAACCGACAACCTCAAATTTTCAGCCGCCGTGGCCATGTATGGCATGGTCTTGCGGGATTCAGAATATAAAGGAGACTCAACCTTTAACCAGGTGTTGGATCTAGCAGAACAAGCCAAAGGGAAGGATTCCCAAGGCTATCGGACTGCCTTTATGCAACTGGTAGAACGCAGCCAAACCCTGCAACAGGCAAAGGCGAGGACGGAGAAAACCAAAGCCCAGCTGTCTCCCTAA
- a CDS encoding helix-turn-helix transcriptional regulator: MQHVCSTSTDLVFAGFHALADPLRTHVLELLRHRELCVGELCESLDINQSKLSFHLKVLKDAELVHTRHEGRWIYYSLNLAQFVVLEQYLAEYRRNSEIMPPRMYASPTNP, from the coding sequence ATGCAACACGTTTGTTCTACCTCTACCGACCTAGTTTTTGCTGGTTTTCATGCCCTCGCTGACCCTCTCCGTACTCACGTTCTAGAGCTACTCCGCCACCGAGAACTCTGTGTGGGTGAGTTATGTGAGTCTCTAGATATCAATCAGTCTAAGCTCTCGTTCCATTTAAAAGTCTTGAAGGATGCTGAATTAGTCCATACCCGTCATGAGGGACGCTGGATCTATTACAGCCTTAATTTGGCTCAGTTCGTTGTTTTAGAGCAATATTTGGCTGAATATCGTCGAAATTCAGAAATTATGCCCCCTCGAATGTACGCCTCTCCCACTAATCCATAG
- a CDS encoding SirB1 family protein — translation MKFSVPRQQLYHLLRQSSEPDLAAAALYIAQEEYPALDVAEYLNALDTMALEVEERLPADPYPLKVLQTLNRYLYEDLGFTGNSQHYYDPRNSFLNDVLDRRLGLPITLSLVYMEIARRINFPMVGINFPGHFLIRPHRDDMNIFVDPFYQGEILFEQDCCDRITQVFGHPMDLRPEFFSVVSPQQFLVRLLNNLKQIYLNDNQLEKCLSTSEQILLVDPQCYSELRDRGILYYHVGRWSEARQDLQDFLAQNPSPEHISLVHKLLNQMNEFS, via the coding sequence ATGAAATTCTCAGTCCCTCGTCAACAGCTCTATCATTTGCTCCGCCAATCGTCTGAGCCAGATTTGGCTGCGGCTGCACTTTATATTGCCCAGGAAGAATATCCTGCTTTAGACGTTGCAGAATATCTCAATGCTTTGGACACGATGGCGCTGGAAGTTGAGGAGCGACTGCCAGCTGATCCATACCCGTTAAAAGTTCTGCAAACTCTGAATCGTTATCTATATGAGGATCTAGGCTTTACCGGAAACAGCCAACATTACTACGATCCCCGCAATAGCTTCCTCAACGATGTCTTAGATCGGCGGTTAGGCCTTCCCATCACCCTATCCCTGGTCTATATGGAGATTGCCCGTCGTATTAACTTCCCCATGGTGGGGATTAACTTTCCGGGACACTTTCTCATTCGTCCCCATCGAGACGACATGAATATCTTTGTCGACCCTTTCTATCAGGGGGAGATTTTGTTTGAGCAGGACTGTTGCGATCGCATTACGCAAGTCTTTGGGCATCCGATGGATTTGCGACCTGAATTCTTTAGCGTGGTAAGTCCACAGCAGTTTCTTGTGCGGCTATTGAACAACCTTAAACAGATTTATTTGAATGACAATCAATTGGAAAAATGCCTCAGCACTTCCGAGCAAATTCTGCTCGTTGATCCGCAGTGTTATAGTGAGCTGCGAGATCGGGGTATCTTGTACTATCATGTAGGCCGTTGGTCTGAAGCCCGACAAGATTTACAGGATTTTTTAGCCCAAAACCCTTCCCCTGAACACATTTCTTTAGTGCATAAGCTGCTTAATCAAATGAACGAATTTTCCTAA
- the nblS gene encoding two-component system sensor histidine kinase NblS, translating to MVAATLVVSLLMSSLTFWAVNSIQQDARLQDNRFGRDLGLLLSSNVAPLVADHNYGDLAKLSREFYSRTSSIRYMIYADEEGRIYYGIPYSETQVNSSLTLQRLMQLPENFIPTAGSVMVREHSTPDGEVTDVFVPLLQEEQYLGVLAIGINPNPTAVTSSHLTRDVTIAVFIILWVMVILGAVFNALIITNPIKELVVGVKTIASGNFKKRVDLPFGGELGELILSFNDMAERLERYQEQNIEELTAQKAKLETLVSTIADGAVLLDTDLAVILANPTARRLFNWDSEVVSKNVLNHLPEPVQIELTRPLYQSAAGQEGSEFRITLTGPTPRTVRILLTTVLDQQREKVKGIAMTVQDITREVELNEAKSQFISNISHELRTPLFNIKSFIETLHDYGDDLSVEDRQEFLDTANRETDRLTRLVNDVLDLSRLESGKQYRFEAVDLLQPVEQTLRTYQLTARDRGIELSYDIQTNLAPIWGNYDLLLQVLTNLIGNALKFTLNGGKVMIRAYPLAEQTRQIRVEIADTGIGIEPDDQAAIFDRFYRVENRVHTLEGTGLGLSIVRNILDKHHASVHLISESGIGTTFWFDLNVYRDDLARSAADEADSLELPAQA from the coding sequence ATGGTCGCTGCAACCCTTGTGGTGTCCTTACTTATGAGTTCCCTGACGTTTTGGGCTGTGAATAGCATTCAGCAAGATGCTCGCCTGCAAGACAATCGGTTTGGTCGAGACTTAGGGTTACTCTTGTCATCTAACGTGGCTCCTTTGGTGGCGGACCATAACTATGGTGACTTAGCCAAACTATCGCGGGAGTTTTATAGCCGCACCTCTAGCATTCGCTACATGATCTATGCCGACGAGGAAGGCCGCATCTATTACGGTATTCCCTATTCCGAAACTCAGGTTAATAGTTCCTTGACCTTGCAGCGGCTGATGCAGTTGCCTGAAAACTTTATTCCCACGGCTGGATCGGTGATGGTGCGGGAGCACTCCACCCCAGACGGTGAGGTGACAGATGTATTTGTTCCCCTGTTGCAAGAGGAACAATATCTGGGTGTGTTGGCGATTGGCATCAACCCCAACCCCACAGCTGTTACCTCTTCCCACTTAACCCGCGATGTCACGATTGCTGTGTTTATCATCCTGTGGGTCATGGTGATCCTGGGGGCCGTGTTTAACGCTCTAATTATTACCAACCCGATTAAAGAGCTGGTAGTCGGGGTAAAAACGATTGCCTCCGGGAACTTCAAAAAGCGTGTTGACCTACCCTTTGGCGGAGAATTAGGAGAACTGATTCTCAGCTTCAATGATATGGCTGAACGGCTAGAACGCTATCAGGAGCAAAATATTGAGGAGCTGACAGCCCAGAAAGCGAAGCTGGAAACCCTAGTGTCAACCATTGCGGATGGGGCTGTGCTACTGGATACGGACTTAGCCGTGATTCTGGCGAATCCCACTGCTCGACGTTTATTCAATTGGGATAGCGAGGTGGTGAGTAAGAATGTCCTCAATCATTTGCCAGAGCCTGTACAGATTGAGTTAACGCGTCCGCTCTACCAGAGTGCTGCTGGACAAGAAGGCAGCGAGTTTCGGATTACCCTAACTGGGCCGACTCCTCGAACAGTGCGCATCTTGCTGACGACGGTGCTGGATCAGCAGCGGGAGAAGGTCAAAGGGATCGCCATGACGGTGCAGGACATTACTCGGGAAGTGGAGCTTAATGAAGCTAAGAGCCAATTTATTAGCAATATTTCCCATGAACTCAGAACCCCCTTATTCAATATCAAATCTTTTATTGAAACCCTCCATGACTATGGCGATGACCTGAGTGTCGAGGACCGCCAAGAGTTTTTAGATACGGCCAATCGTGAAACGGATCGGCTGACTCGCCTCGTGAATGATGTGTTGGATCTGTCTCGGCTGGAGTCGGGCAAGCAATACCGATTTGAAGCCGTTGATCTACTCCAGCCCGTGGAGCAAACCCTAAGAACCTATCAACTGACGGCTCGCGATCGAGGGATTGAGCTTAGTTATGATATTCAGACGAATCTTGCACCGATCTGGGGAAATTATGATTTGCTCCTGCAAGTCTTGACGAACTTGATTGGCAATGCCCTCAAATTCACCCTCAACGGAGGAAAAGTGATGATTCGGGCTTATCCTCTAGCGGAACAAACCCGTCAAATTCGGGTAGAAATTGCTGATACGGGTATTGGGATTGAGCCGGATGATCAAGCAGCTATCTTTGATCGGTTCTACCGGGTTGAAAATCGAGTCCATACCTTGGAAGGAACGGGTCTAGGACTTTCTATTGTCAGGAATATCCTGGACAAACATCATGCGAGTGTCCATTTGATCAGCGAATCAGGCATCGGTACGACCTTCTGGTTTGACCTCAACGTTTATCGTGACGACTTAGCCAGAAGTGCGGCAGATGAAGCGGACTCTTTGGAACTGCCAGCTCAAGCCTAG
- a CDS encoding phycobiliprotein lyase gives MNALEFFQLSEGRWRSHRITHHLLLRRSESGNTEIEVQVLAPDDPKVIEICQLHDAQPHLAIGGCFVQWRGAMAWDQDEDDPHRGSTVFVLVPHEGSDNSGQLLRERGYAESVPVVGQYQVDAQNGLVLTTEYDTMSSQERFWFANPNLRLRTTTVKSFGGFNTTSFCAESKLRDQMATAPTPEAPQLQPLHSWLGW, from the coding sequence ATGAATGCCTTAGAATTTTTCCAACTCAGCGAAGGCCGGTGGCGATCCCATCGCATTACTCACCATTTGCTCCTCCGCCGGTCCGAGTCAGGAAATACGGAAATCGAGGTTCAGGTCTTAGCCCCAGATGACCCCAAAGTCATCGAAATCTGCCAGTTACATGATGCTCAGCCGCACCTGGCCATTGGGGGATGTTTTGTGCAGTGGCGAGGCGCAATGGCCTGGGATCAGGATGAAGACGATCCCCATCGGGGGTCGACGGTATTTGTGTTGGTCCCCCATGAGGGCAGCGATAACTCCGGTCAGTTACTGCGGGAGCGGGGCTATGCCGAGAGTGTTCCGGTCGTGGGTCAGTATCAGGTGGATGCTCAAAACGGCCTAGTCTTAACCACCGAATATGACACTATGAGTTCTCAAGAACGGTTTTGGTTTGCCAATCCCAACTTGCGGCTACGGACTACGACAGTCAAAAGCTTTGGTGGATTTAACACTACCTCTTTTTGTGCGGAATCGAAGCTCAGGGATCAGATGGCCACTGCCCCCACGCCGGAGGCGCCCCAACTGCAGCCCCTCCACTCTTGGTTAGGGTGGTAA